Proteins encoded within one genomic window of Prauserella marina:
- a CDS encoding iron-sulfur cluster assembly protein, with protein sequence MNVLAALGTVRDPELDEPITELGFVSEWSVDGGHVVVRLRLPTYFCAPNFAYLMVADANDAVLALPGVTSADVKLEDHFAADAINAGVADQTGFVGAFPEQAVEELTELRMTFKRKAYLASLDRLARKLDREGKPLPDTLGELADCAERTGLLRRRADLGLSCDEAAPLLLDEYGEPIPVARSALKLRFARAVRVSVDGNAAFCRGLLTTRYPHGAQHADTYAGGRG encoded by the coding sequence ATGAACGTCCTCGCCGCGCTCGGCACGGTCCGTGATCCCGAACTGGACGAGCCCATCACCGAACTGGGGTTCGTCAGCGAGTGGAGCGTCGACGGCGGTCACGTCGTCGTCCGGCTGCGGCTGCCGACGTACTTCTGTGCCCCCAACTTCGCCTACCTGATGGTCGCCGACGCCAACGACGCCGTGCTCGCCCTGCCAGGGGTCACGTCGGCCGACGTGAAGCTGGAAGACCATTTCGCGGCCGACGCCATCAACGCCGGTGTCGCCGACCAGACCGGATTCGTCGGCGCGTTTCCCGAGCAGGCGGTCGAAGAACTGACCGAGCTGCGGATGACCTTCAAACGAAAGGCCTACCTCGCGAGCCTCGACCGGCTCGCCAGAAAACTCGACCGCGAAGGAAAACCACTGCCGGACACTCTCGGTGAACTCGCCGACTGCGCCGAGCGAACCGGGCTGCTGCGAAGGCGCGCCGACCTCGGTCTGTCCTGCGACGAGGCGGCCCCGCTTCTGCTCGACGAGTACGGCGAGCCGATTCCGGTCGCACGCTCGGCACTCAAGCTGCGCTTCGCCCGCGCGGTGCGGGTCAGCGTCGACGGCAACGCCGCGTTCTGCAGAGGGCTGCTGACCACTCGTTATCCCCATGGCGCCCAGCACGCCGACACGTATGCTGGGGGCCGCGGGTAA
- a CDS encoding IclR family transcriptional regulator: MPEDDDKRPSGLIGSAQRALRVLEVVASAGDGITAKAVARRAGFKLSTTYHLLNTLVHEGYLIRLGHGRGFGLGYKLGGLYHRLCAELDVDQVLRDELATLHRRAEAAAYYTVFRDTEVVVAAVADSPRFPRAEPLNFGFHEAAHATAFGKVLLAALPKRTRKDYLVGAGMPRLTERTTVREEELDTELEHVRDSGMALEIEEFQPELACLSAPVFGADNKVMGAVAFSVPATQFASRRWELERAARAGAARFTYVLAANPD, translated from the coding sequence GTGCCGGAGGACGACGACAAGCGACCCAGCGGACTGATCGGCTCCGCACAGCGAGCACTCAGAGTGCTCGAAGTCGTCGCTTCGGCTGGCGACGGCATCACGGCCAAGGCCGTCGCGAGGCGCGCCGGATTCAAGCTCTCGACGACCTATCACCTGCTCAACACCCTTGTTCACGAGGGATATCTGATCCGGCTCGGTCACGGGAGAGGATTCGGGCTCGGCTACAAGCTCGGCGGGCTCTACCACCGGCTGTGCGCCGAACTCGACGTCGACCAGGTACTGCGGGACGAACTGGCGACGCTGCACCGGCGGGCGGAGGCAGCCGCGTACTACACGGTGTTCAGGGACACCGAGGTCGTCGTGGCCGCCGTCGCCGATTCGCCGAGGTTCCCGAGGGCCGAACCGCTCAACTTCGGTTTCCACGAGGCGGCGCACGCGACGGCGTTCGGCAAGGTGCTGCTCGCCGCGCTGCCGAAGCGGACAAGGAAGGACTACCTCGTCGGCGCGGGCATGCCACGGCTCACCGAGCGCACCACGGTGCGTGAAGAGGAGCTGGACACCGAGTTGGAGCACGTGCGGGATTCGGGCATGGCGCTGGAGATCGAGGAGTTCCAGCCTGAGCTGGCCTGCCTCTCCGCGCCGGTGTTCGGCGCCGACAACAAGGTGATGGGTGCCGTCGCTTTCTCGGTACCCGCCACGCAATTCGCCTCTCGACGGTGGGAGCTGGAGCGCGCGGCTCGTGCGGGAGCCGCGCGGTTCACCTATGTCCTCGCAGCCAACCCGGATTAA
- a CDS encoding vWA domain-containing protein translates to MGARRKACVAMLAAVAVITIGRPSAAQPPAEEAVFGSIMFVLDASNSMTAPMDEGGTRMDAAKAAMDTLIDKLPVNVGVGLQVYGSGTGDSAAEKEAGCQDVRTLQEVGPPDKDALHAQVADVQPRGYTPIGTALTSAADELPEDGPRAIVLISDGIDTCAPPAPCDVARDLDGAAVDLAVHAVGFQVDEEARDELDCVAGETGGEYHDAPDADALEDLLPELANRALRYYDVEGERVSGTEQVAEAPYLKPGQYTDSVAKNTAHYYRVHVPEGATGHFTVIHVMSKDKKRTDSRVRLRLLDGERRLCGENTGSREYNYDGPETASVSWSPADPLTMCDPAGPHYLEVEWDNEADSASDNIELLVSLEKPVEGDQGHAPQTRGVPFTTPRGEQEIAWGGGSFNTAAPLPGTGRYVDKLNYSEYSIYKVWVDWGQALSYQLRVSGGEQGNDATVVTELRGPARETSREHWWRSAEHNGDSVALDSVSTPRVFHANRNGDDRVRPAAQAGWYYIVVKLSPVWSDPSSSPDELPTYELAVNVTGGRVAGPEYREMTVPEEAPPLPASRANWTPPALVAAARAASDPGWAWWIVGGIGGAALIGGTALVFVVRHRGLRR, encoded by the coding sequence ATGGGGGCACGACGAAAAGCATGCGTCGCCATGCTGGCCGCGGTCGCCGTCATCACCATCGGCCGACCCTCGGCAGCACAACCACCCGCCGAGGAAGCCGTTTTCGGCTCGATCATGTTCGTGCTGGACGCGTCCAACTCGATGACCGCACCCATGGACGAGGGCGGAACGCGGATGGACGCGGCGAAGGCGGCGATGGACACGCTCATCGACAAGCTTCCCGTCAACGTCGGCGTCGGCCTCCAGGTCTACGGATCGGGGACCGGAGACAGCGCGGCCGAGAAGGAAGCGGGCTGCCAGGACGTACGCACCCTGCAAGAGGTCGGGCCGCCGGACAAGGACGCACTGCACGCCCAGGTCGCCGACGTCCAGCCGCGCGGATACACGCCCATCGGAACGGCACTGACCTCGGCTGCCGACGAACTCCCCGAGGACGGCCCTCGGGCGATCGTGCTGATCTCCGACGGCATCGACACGTGCGCCCCGCCCGCCCCGTGCGACGTGGCACGAGACCTCGACGGCGCGGCCGTCGACCTCGCGGTACACGCGGTCGGCTTCCAGGTCGACGAGGAAGCGAGGGACGAACTCGACTGCGTCGCGGGCGAGACGGGCGGCGAGTACCACGACGCACCCGATGCCGACGCGCTCGAAGACCTGCTGCCCGAACTCGCCAACAGGGCGCTGCGCTACTACGACGTCGAGGGCGAGCGGGTGAGCGGCACCGAACAGGTCGCGGAAGCGCCCTACCTGAAACCGGGGCAGTACACCGACTCCGTCGCCAAGAACACCGCGCACTACTACCGGGTTCACGTTCCGGAAGGCGCGACCGGCCATTTCACCGTCATCCACGTGATGAGCAAGGACAAGAAACGCACCGATTCCCGGGTGCGGCTCAGACTCCTGGACGGCGAACGCAGATTGTGCGGGGAGAACACGGGTTCGCGCGAGTACAACTACGACGGTCCCGAGACCGCGAGCGTGAGCTGGTCACCGGCCGACCCGCTGACGATGTGCGACCCAGCGGGCCCTCACTACCTTGAGGTCGAGTGGGACAACGAGGCCGACTCGGCCTCCGACAACATCGAACTGCTCGTGTCGCTGGAGAAACCCGTCGAGGGGGACCAGGGTCACGCGCCGCAGACGCGGGGCGTGCCGTTCACGACGCCGCGGGGGGAGCAGGAGATCGCGTGGGGCGGCGGCTCGTTCAACACCGCCGCGCCGCTGCCCGGTACTGGACGCTACGTCGACAAGCTGAACTACAGCGAGTACAGCATCTACAAGGTGTGGGTCGACTGGGGACAGGCGCTGTCCTACCAGCTCAGAGTGAGTGGAGGAGAGCAGGGCAACGACGCGACCGTCGTCACCGAACTTCGGGGCCCCGCAAGGGAAACCTCCCGTGAGCACTGGTGGCGGTCCGCCGAGCACAACGGCGATTCCGTCGCGCTGGACAGCGTCAGCACGCCGAGGGTGTTCCACGCCAACAGGAACGGCGATGATCGAGTCCGGCCCGCGGCACAGGCGGGCTGGTACTACATCGTCGTCAAGCTCAGCCCGGTGTGGAGCGATCCCAGCTCGTCACCCGACGAGCTCCCGACGTACGAACTTGCCGTCAACGTGACCGGCGGGCGCGTCGCCGGACCGGAGTACCGGGAGATGACCGTGCCCGAGGAGGCGCCGCCGCTTCCCGCGTCGCGAGCGAACTGGACTCCACCGGCTCTGGTTGCGGCGGCCAGAGCCGCTTCCGATCCGGGCTGGGCGTGGTGGATCGTCGGCGGGATCGGTGGTGCCGCGCTGATCGGCGGTACGGCGTTGGTGTTCGTCGTCCGTCACCGCGGTTTGAGGAGATAG
- a CDS encoding TetR/AcrR family transcriptional regulator, which yields MRQRTDGRRARGEKRRTEIIEATLRIIERDGVAGVTHRTVAAEAGVPTTSTTYHFSSLNDLLIATLIECARDMATEVYWMIDRARSRGSRGAEEVANLLAEALGPRRGRTMAEYELYLLAARRPELRPAARRWLDVLTSMVRHDDEVAFRVFLAGIDGLLIQGLIDDEPPTAEELRPVVDYLLKPR from the coding sequence ATGAGACAGCGAACCGACGGCCGCAGGGCTCGCGGCGAGAAGCGGCGTACCGAGATCATCGAGGCGACGCTGCGGATCATCGAACGCGACGGCGTCGCGGGGGTGACCCACCGGACGGTGGCGGCGGAGGCCGGAGTGCCGACGACGTCGACGACGTATCACTTCTCCAGCCTCAACGACCTGTTGATCGCCACGCTGATCGAGTGCGCCAGGGACATGGCAACCGAGGTCTACTGGATGATCGACAGGGCCCGTTCGCGGGGAAGCAGGGGCGCTGAGGAAGTTGCCAACCTGCTCGCGGAAGCGCTCGGCCCGCGCAGGGGCCGCACCATGGCCGAATACGAGTTGTATCTGCTCGCGGCACGCCGACCCGAATTGCGCCCCGCCGCGCGGCGCTGGCTCGACGTGTTGACGTCGATGGTGCGCCACGACGACGAGGTCGCGTTCAGGGTCTTCCTCGCGGGCATCGACGGGCTGCTCATCCAGGGGCTGATCGACGACGAACCGCCGACGGCGGAGGAACTGCGGCCCGTCGTCGACTATCTCCTCAAACCGCGGTGA
- a CDS encoding DMT family transporter yields MSAYVLLAIAIVAEVTATVSLKLSEGFSKLGPSIVVVLGYGVTFFFLGKALKAGLPVSIAYAIWAAAGVALVALIGAAFLSEPMNLTMVFGLLLVIGGVVLLEIGSKAGQ; encoded by the coding sequence ATGAGTGCGTACGTGTTGCTCGCGATCGCGATCGTGGCCGAGGTGACGGCGACCGTGTCGCTCAAGCTCTCCGAGGGATTCAGCAAGCTCGGGCCGTCGATCGTCGTGGTGCTCGGCTACGGCGTCACCTTCTTCTTTCTCGGCAAGGCACTCAAAGCCGGGCTGCCGGTCAGCATCGCCTACGCCATCTGGGCCGCGGCCGGTGTCGCGCTCGTGGCGCTCATCGGCGCCGCGTTCCTGAGCGAGCCGATGAATCTGACGATGGTCTTCGGCTTGCTGCTGGTGATCGGCGGAGTGGTGCTGCTTGAGATCGGCAGCAAGGCAGGACAGTAG